From one Solanum lycopersicum chromosome 12, SLM_r2.1 genomic stretch:
- the LOC101257540 gene encoding uncharacterized protein isoform X2 — MQMVESRLRMKKKSQKMTVEKYVDFIDSKKQFDLTIPNLNEIISIHGFKKSKRQKKVLADAVNTMELIDLRRSTLQEEISSEAFVTLDEAIKDLTNLNWQECCVTSLQTICFSTGVNGSDHCQAKTNATASSIPNIPPPTKKPKVCSRLTYT; from the exons ATGCAAATGGTGGAAAGTAGACTcagaatgaaaaagaaatcaCAGAAGATGACCGTAGAGAAGTACGTCGATTTCATTGACAGCAAAAAGCAATTCGATCTCACTATCCCTAATCTCAATGAG ATCATCAGCATTCACGGATTCAAGAAAAGCAAGCGTCAAAAG AAAGTCCTGGCCGATGCTGTGAACACAATGGAGTTAATAGACCTGCGACGCTCCACATTACAAGAGGAGATCTCATCAGAAGCTTTCGTTACTCTCGATGAAGCAATCAAAGACCTGACTAATCTCAATTGGCAAGAGTGTTGTGTCACCTCTCTGCAAACCATTTGTTTCTCTACTGGAGTCAATGGCTCAGATCACTGCCAGGCAAAGACTAATGCTACAGCTTCTTCAATCCCAAATATCCCACCACCAACGAAGAAACCAAAG GTGTGTAGTCGTCTGACATATACCTAG
- the LOC101257540 gene encoding uncharacterized protein isoform X1 has translation MQMVESRLRMKKKSQKMTVEKYVDFIDSKKQFDLTIPNLNEIISIHGFKKSKRQKKVLADAVNTMELIDLRRSTLQEEISSEAFVTLDEAIKDLTNLNWQECCVTSLQTICFSTGVNGSDHCQAKTNATASSIPNIPPPTKKPKVRSVNSCYLE, from the exons ATGCAAATGGTGGAAAGTAGACTcagaatgaaaaagaaatcaCAGAAGATGACCGTAGAGAAGTACGTCGATTTCATTGACAGCAAAAAGCAATTCGATCTCACTATCCCTAATCTCAATGAG ATCATCAGCATTCACGGATTCAAGAAAAGCAAGCGTCAAAAG AAAGTCCTGGCCGATGCTGTGAACACAATGGAGTTAATAGACCTGCGACGCTCCACATTACAAGAGGAGATCTCATCAGAAGCTTTCGTTACTCTCGATGAAGCAATCAAAGACCTGACTAATCTCAATTGGCAAGAGTGTTGTGTCACCTCTCTGCAAACCATTTGTTTCTCTACTGGAGTCAATGGCTCAGATCACTGCCAGGCAAAGACTAATGCTACAGCTTCTTCAATCCCAAATATCCCACCACCAACGAAGAAACCAAAGGTTCGATCAGTTAACTCTTGTTACTTGGAATGa
- the tft8 gene encoding 14-3-3 protein 8 encodes MASSKERESLVYIARLAEQAERYDEMVDAMKNVANLDVELTVEERNLLSVGYKNVVGSRRASWRILSSIEQKEDARGNEQNVKRIQGYRQKVESELTDICNNIMTVIDEHLIPSCTAGESTVFYYKMKGDYYRYLAEFKTGDDKKEVSDLSLKAYQTATTTAEAELPITHPIRLGLALNFSVFYYEIMNSPERACQLAKQVFDEAISELDSLNEDNYKDGTLILQLLRDNLTLWTSDIPEDGEEAPKGDAANKVGAGEDAE; translated from the exons ATGGCTTCATCCAAAGAACGTGAAAGCTTGGTATACATCGCCAGGCTTGCTGAGCAAGCTGAACGCTACGATG AGATGGTTGATGCAATGAAGAATGTTGCGAATCTGGATGTTGAACTGACAGTGGAGGAGAGGAATTTGTTATCTGTTGGTTATAAGAATGTGGTTGGATCTAGGAGAGCGTCATGGAGGATCTTGTCTTCCATCGAGCAGAAGGAAGATGCTAGAGGAAATGAGCAGAATGTGAAGCGGATCCAGGGGTACCGCCAAAAAGTAGAGTCAGAGCTCACCGACATTTGCAATAATATCATGACTGTGATTGATGAGCATCTGATTCCGTCATGTACTGCTGGTGAATCAACTGTGTTTTACTACAAAAT GAAAGGAGATTATTATCGATATCTTGCAGAGTTCAAAACAGGTGATGACAAGAAAGAAGTTTCTGATCTGTCTTTAAAAGCATATCAG ACGGCTACAACTACTGCAGAAGCTGAATTACCAATTACCCATCCCATCCGGTTGGGTTTGGCTTTAAATTTCTCTGTTTTCTACTATGAGATAATGAACTCTCCTGAAAG GGCTTGCCAATTGGCTAAGCAGGTTTTTGATGAAGCAATATCTGAGCTGGATAGCCTCAATGAGGACAACTACAAAGATGGTACCTTAATTCTGCAGCTTCTTAGGGACAATCTCACCTTGTGGACGTCTGACATTCCAGAGGATGGAG AAGAGGCTCCAAAGGGAGATGCTGCAAACAAAGTGGGTGCAGGCGAGGATGCGGAG TGA
- the tft8 gene encoding 14-3-3 protein 8 isoform X1: MASSKERESLVYIARLAEQAERYDEMVDAMKNVANLDVELTVEERNLLSVGYKNVVGSRRASWRILSSIEQKEDARGNEQNVKRIQGYRQKVESELTDICNNIMTVIDEHLIPSCTAGESTVFYYKMKGDYYRYLAEFKTGDDKKEVSDLSLKAYQTATTTAEAELPITHPIRLGLALNFSVFYYEIMNSPERACQLAKQVFDEAISELDSLNEDNYKDGTLILQLLRDNLTLWTSDIPEDGEAPKGDAANKVGAGEDAE; the protein is encoded by the exons ATGGCTTCATCCAAAGAACGTGAAAGCTTGGTATACATCGCCAGGCTTGCTGAGCAAGCTGAACGCTACGATG AGATGGTTGATGCAATGAAGAATGTTGCGAATCTGGATGTTGAACTGACAGTGGAGGAGAGGAATTTGTTATCTGTTGGTTATAAGAATGTGGTTGGATCTAGGAGAGCGTCATGGAGGATCTTGTCTTCCATCGAGCAGAAGGAAGATGCTAGAGGAAATGAGCAGAATGTGAAGCGGATCCAGGGGTACCGCCAAAAAGTAGAGTCAGAGCTCACCGACATTTGCAATAATATCATGACTGTGATTGATGAGCATCTGATTCCGTCATGTACTGCTGGTGAATCAACTGTGTTTTACTACAAAAT GAAAGGAGATTATTATCGATATCTTGCAGAGTTCAAAACAGGTGATGACAAGAAAGAAGTTTCTGATCTGTCTTTAAAAGCATATCAG ACGGCTACAACTACTGCAGAAGCTGAATTACCAATTACCCATCCCATCCGGTTGGGTTTGGCTTTAAATTTCTCTGTTTTCTACTATGAGATAATGAACTCTCCTGAAAG GGCTTGCCAATTGGCTAAGCAGGTTTTTGATGAAGCAATATCTGAGCTGGATAGCCTCAATGAGGACAACTACAAAGATGGTACCTTAATTCTGCAGCTTCTTAGGGACAATCTCACCTTGTGGACGTCTGACATTCCAGAGGATGGAG AGGCTCCAAAGGGAGATGCTGCAAACAAAGTGGGTGCAGGCGAGGATGCGGAG TGA
- the LOC101257837 gene encoding ATP synthase I-like protein: MAVLNCYYLSVTSTATPKSQESASNSSPTQKLPTKVILPKKKPMKWSTGDAPGEYGGPPTTTKLRKYWGEDKDPLTSDDFIWNKEFMGRMKKYVQDPQEKDTVSRFSPAKEESSGFLSLNRVMSLDSMEIDLTKKLITPSKPTLDAEVEENKASVSASQKWRPAPTRREQEKWVRAAKAATGGSEVLLRETRRSQEDPNILAAQSEEQYLKLKDKLQLLTLRIGGVGIVSAYVSYSPEIAASYGAGLLGSLMYMRMLGNSVDSLRTDGPKALIKGAVGQPRLLVPVVLVMIYNRWNGILSVEYGLMHLELIPMLVGFFTYKIATFAQAIEEAVTIVGKKTET; the protein is encoded by the exons atggCTGTTCTAAATTGCTACTACCTCTCAGTGACTTCTACAGCCACACCAAAATCTCAAGAATCTGCAAGCAATTCATCCCCAACACAGAAACTACCAACCAAAGTGATTCTTCCCAAAAAAAAGCCTATGAAATGGTCTACTGGAGATGCACCAGGTGAATATGGAGGACCACCAACTACAACTAAGCTAAGGAAGTATTGGGGTGAGGATAAAGATCCTCTTACCTCTGATGATTTTATTTGGAATAAAGAATTTATGGGTCGTATGAAGAAGTATGTTCAGGACCCTCAAGAAAAGGATACTGTCTCTCGCTTTTCTCCTGCAAAG GAAGAGTCATCTGGATTTCTTAGCTTAAACAGAGTTATGAGTCTTGACAG TATGGAAATTGACCTAACCAAGAAGCTTATAACCCCTTCAAAACCTACGCTAGATGCTGAAGTCGAGGAAAATAAA GCTAGTGTAAGTGCATCTCAAAAATGGAGACCAGCACCAACACGACGCGAGCAGGAGAAGTGGGTTAGGGCTGCAAAGGCTGCAACTGGAGGCAGT GAAGTGTTACTCCGAGAAACAAGACGTTCACAAGAGGACCCAAATATTTTGGCTGCTCAGTCAGAGGAGCAGTATCTTAAG TTGAAGGACAAATTACAGTTACTCACCCTTAGGATTGGTGGTGTTGGCATAGTTTCAGCCTATGTCTCTTATTCTCCTGAAATTGCAGCAAG TTATGGTGCTGGGCTACTTGGATCGTTGATGTACATGCGTATGTTGGGGAACAGTGTGGATTCTCTAAGGACAGATGGACCCAAAGCGCTTATCAA GGGAGCGGTTGGGCAGCCAAGGCTACTGGTTCCTGTTGTTTTGGTCATGATCTATAACCGGTGGAATGG TATCCTTTCGGTGGAGTATGGACTCATGCACCTCGAGTTGATACCCATGCTAGTGGGGTTCTTCACTTACAAGATTGCAACTTTTGCACAAGCAATTGAAGAGGCAGTGACAATTGTAGGGAAGAAGAcagaaacataa
- the LOC112940462 gene encoding E3 ubiquitin ligase BIG BROTHER-related-like, with the protein MPPVDYSFMSHIKLEHSDIGEIVDEIEEEELLDEDSMEEDEEEEEIMNELEIGMEYDIHVLDQGNQQTSGRRTRTARMQVNTNYIRYNIQVPQSILDDTYTDEIEEEEEEVVEEEDMSEYFGKSTCYVTCVMDIDTNEDDEEQDACAICLLEYKDEDNIGTLQCGHEFHAECINKWLHRKKSCPFCRASVLPTNTSLSDIIL; encoded by the coding sequence ATGCCTCCTGTTGATTATAGTTTCATGTCTCATATTAAGTTAGAACATTCAGATATTGGTGAAATTGttgatgaaattgaagaagaagagttgTTGGATGAAGATAGTATGGAAGAAgacgaggaagaagaagaaatcatgAATGAGTTAGAAATAGGAATGGAGTATGATATACATGTGCTTGATCAAGGCAATCAACAAACAAGTGGAAGAAGGACTAGAACAGCTCGAATGCAAGTGAATACTAACTACATTCGATACAATATTCAAGTGCCTCAATCCATTCTTGATGACACCTATACtgatgaaattgaagaagaagaagaagaggtggttGAGGAAGAAGATATGTCTGAGTATTTTGGAAAAAGTACATGTTATGTTACTTGTGTTATGGACATAGACACCAACGAAGATGATGAGGAACAAGATGCATGTGCTATCTGCTTACTTGAATATAAAGATGAAGATAACATTGGCACACTTCAATGTGGCCATGAATTTCATGCTGAATGCATCAACAAATGGTTGCACAGGAAAAAATCATGTCCTTTTTGTAGAGCTTCAGTATTGCCCACAAACACATCACTGTCTGACATTATTCTGTAA